The stretch of DNA tatgtatttgattcttttaaccaattttaactctcatctttctttctttctttctttctttctttctttctttctttctttctttctttctttctttctttctttctttctatgaataaacctttagattttagatactaaaggattgttaacagcatgattattggataagatctgagttgtatattgacttGGGtgtgtgtctgatcctttgggatcagaagaaccttttgtttgatgaaattggttttaaagaaccactcatcttcaAGTCTAGTGTCTTggtgttgaatccaggactggaatacctaaggaggctgcttttctgacttcttgttagccagtgtggtgaaacagaagtttacctttgttgctggtttgttatatcttatgggagaataaccaccagttttggggtgtgtctgctctatttctcagcagtttgtcctgaatttggtattctcagttgtgacccacagagGCACGGTGACAGGTGGGGCCTGGCtgatgagaggagactggaagagcttagCTGGTTAAGCCTAACAAATGCAGGCTCAGAGGGGCTCTGACAGCTCTCTGTAAATACACCGGGGTAAACTCCAGGTAGGGGGAAGAGCTCTTGAAGTTAAAGgacagtgtggacacaagaataactggatataaactggccatgagtaAATTCAGGCTGGAGATTAGAAGCaagtttctaaccaccagagggaTGAGGTTCAGGCCCAACTCCCCatgactgggagctgtgggggcaaacACCGACTAGCTTTACAATAGACCTTGATCCATTTATGATAGGGATGCTATGACAGGGCTGCCTGTGACAGTGGGGCTGAATTTGAGGACCCAGGAGGTCCCTCTAGCCCTGTGGCCTATGTTTCTAACAGCCCAGGAACCAGGGGACAAACCAAAGAACCCAGCTGCATTGGGTGCTTTGGAATCTCGTGGGTTTACatcaatctcatgatttcagGGGGCCTCACTTGTGGGGCCGGAGCGTGTGGGGATGGCTGGGCTCTTTTCTTTAAACAGGGTTCGGGGAAACTTCCCTTTGCTCCCTAAGCTTCCCTTGCCCTTCCCCTCCTGAGCTCAGCCTGCCCTCCCCGTCTCTGCTTCTGTCTCCACCACAGGCACAGCACTCAGCTGCACGGGTGCGTGTGTGGGAGAAACTCCCTAGCGCCCTAGCCCTCAcctccctgctgcttccctgccaTGGGGAGGGCCTGAAGCAGAACACTTGAGCTATGGGGATCCCAAGGGCATTTCTCACTTAGCCTATCCCCCTTGTGTGCAGCATGGGGGTGGGCACAAAGCCAAGCTAGGCAGGGGTGCGAATCTGACCATTGGCAGAATGGGAAAAGTCTTTACAATACAAACCAGAGAGGAGATTCTTTGCATGCCACTGGTGCTAGTTCTGGCCAATGTCCCCGCAGGCTCTGAGTAAAGCTGGGATGGGGAGTTCTAGCAGCCACACAGACGGGATCAGTGAACAGCTGCCCCTCAGCAGTGGGTAAAAGGCAAAACAATGAGCCACTCAGATGAGAAGCAATCATTGCAATGCACAAGCTCTGGCTGCTTCTCGGGGCCTTCGCAATGTTGGCCTGGCCACTGCTTTCTCCACTGGCAGgagctcccctgccccagaaCTGTCAATGCTTCTCCTCAGGTGCGAGTCATAAAAGTGGTGAACCTCGTGAGCAAGCAGGGCTCGCATGCAGTGCCAGAAGTAGGGCTGGGCAAAAGGGTTGCCGGGCCAGTCCAGGACTGTCCTCCCACATAGTCTTTTCCGGGCCAGCAGGAATCTGGACATCTTCATATCTGGGTCCAGCAGCACCAGGATAACCACATCCACCTTCTCGTCCAACAGCCGCTGCTGGGTGATGAAGAAGGTGTGCCTCAGGAAGCCACTGCCAAACCCCTCCCTCGTCAGGATAAAGATGGTCTTCCTGCTCTTGTAGATGGAGTCGCAGAGGTTCTCAATCCTGGACCTTCCAACTGTCCAGTCTCTTTCTTCCAAGCACAGTTTGaacctcctccttcctttctcctccagGTGGGGCACCATCTCGTTGTAGACCCAGTCAGCCACCGTGCTGTGTTGGGAGTCAAAGGCTATGAATGCATCGTATTCCTCCAGGGAGGGTGTGGACATCTGAGCGTAGCCTCTTCTGACTGCGGCCAGGCAGATGTGGCTGAGATACCAGAAGTCCCATCCATATAGCTTATGTAGGACAGGAAGCACGGTTATGAATGTCACAATGAGGGAAGTGCACAGGAAGCTTAGGTGGCCATATATATCCTGGCATGACCGAGGGTCCATAGAGAGCAGAGGCTGCCCTCGCTTCGATTCGGGCAGGTCGCATTGCATGCTAGTGGAGAAATGGTCTATCATGATGCAAGTGCTTTTCAGGAACATGAGGAACCAGTGGGCTTCACAGGTGCACCTCAGGGGATTGCTGCTCACATCCAGGTGCTGCAAGCTCTTGAGAAGTGTGTTTGGAAAGCTGCTTTCATCTATCATCTTTATCTTGTTATGGTTCAAGTTTAGAAAGTGCAAGGAGCTGACATTGGAAAAGAACTCTTTATGAAGAGATCTGATCTTGTTGTAGCTGAGGTTGAGGGTTGTGAGGTTCGTGAGCTTCGTGAGGTTCATCCTAGAGAAATCTCCATCTGTTACTAGCATCTCCAGTGCATTATTACTCAAGTCCAGGAATTCCAAGCTTTTCAGTCTTTCCGTTTTGTCCCATGGGAAGTCATAGAGGTTGTTATAGGCGATGGACAAGTTTCTCAAGCTTTCGGGCAAGGTGTCAATGACCTCGGCTGGAATGAAGTCCAATTTGTTAAATGAAATGTCCAGGAGCGTTAGCTTGGGCAACTTGGCAAAGAACTCAAGGTAGGTATTCCTCCCACTCATCCACATGATGTCCAGCCGGTTCCTGCTGAAGATCAGAGTCTCGAGTGAATGGCTCTCCAGGTGTTTGGAGATCCTAATACCTATCTGGTTGTTGTCCAGGTTCAGAAATTTCAAGCTGCTGAGGTTTGTCAAGAACTCAAACTTGTGCCCCAGGCCTTTGATTGTGAAGTGGAACTGGTTATTGCTGAGGCTCAGCACAACCAAGTGGCGGACCTCTTGCAAGGCACTGCCATAGTACAGGTCAAACCTATTGTGAGACAGATCCAGCAACTTCAGGGACTGCAGCATCAGGAACTGGCTGCCATTTAGGGGCTGGCTAATGTAATTAGAGCTCAGGTTGAGGCAGTCGATATCCTCTAGCCCTTTGAACTGGGCCGGCTCAATGCTGTGGATGCTATTGAATGATAAATCCAGGGTCTTGTTGCAGTGAATGCCAGCCGGGAAGTTGAGATGGGAGCTTTGGCTATTCCTCACCATTTCCTCAGCTCTTCCTTTAGGCTCCGCCCAATGCCAGGGATTCTCTGCCGAAGTGCCTTCCTGGGAGAGGCCCCAAGGCCCCGGTCCAGCTCTATTCCCATTCCTCTCGCAAGGGTGGGAGAAGGCAATGCTGTTCTGAGACAGACTGATGAGCTTTAGGCTTCTGCACTTAGAAAAGAGCGACAGGTTCACATCTCTGATGAAGTTTGTTTGAAAGTGGAGGGTCTCCAAGTTGCTTAGGTTGAAGAGAGGTTTGATCCCATCTGCAGCCAAGTTCCTGAAGAAGTAGCCATTGAtgatgagatttttcaaagctttcATTTGGCCGAAGGACTCAGATAGAGTCAGGTTCTCGAAGGTCACCAGTGAACGGTAATTGTAGCCCAGGTTTAGGGTCTGCACTGACTGCAGCATAGAGAAGACGGTGCCATTTCTAATGGTGCAGGTCAGAAAGTTGTCTGACAGATCCAGGGTCTCCAAGCTGCTGAGGTTGTTGAAGAAGCTGGTGTTGAGGTCATACAGGGAGTTGCCTCGCAGGTTCAAGCTCCTGAGCTTCACGAGGTTCTGAAAAGCATCCGTGTCGAAGGTCAGGGACTTGTTGTCTGGGCAGGGGAAGCAGGGCTGAGCAGCATGGTCACATCGCTGGCAATTCCACTCCAGGTTGAGCAATCTCAGGTTGGTGAGGTTCTCCAGGTGGCTCACGTGGGATATCTTGTTCTCCGAGAGGTCAAGCTGGCACAGCGTGGGTGGGAGCCCCTGGGGAACCTCAGTCATGTTGTTAAACTTCAGTGAAAGCTGTTTCAGGGAGGTTATGGTTTTAAACGTATCCTGTGCGAGGGATACGGAGGTGTTGCACGGGTTCCGGTAGTAGCAGTTGTTGCCTAGGAGTAGCTCCCTCATGTTGCTGAGCCCCGCGAGGCTCTGAGGGCCCAGCACAAGGATATTGTTGTAACTCAAGTCCAAGAAGCAGAGGGAAGAGGGGACCGGGGGCAGAGCTTTCAGGCTATTTCCTGCCAGGCTCAGGTTGATTAGGTTATGAAGAGCGACCAGTGCCCCTGGCTGGATCACCAGCTGACAATCCTCATGTGCTTTCCGCAGCTGCCCTGGCTTGCAGTTCCAGCAGACCGAGAGGTTTTCCAGGTGAGGGACACCAGAGAAGGAGTCATTGGCCAGCAGTGACAGGAAGTTTTCATCAAGGTTCAGGAAGGTCACGTTGATGGAACATATATCCGGCATGAGTCTGAGGCCACGCAGGCTGCAGTCCACGCTCCTGCCATCTGTGCTGTTTGCGCAGGGAGGGTAATTAGGGAAGTAGGCGCCAGTCCCCAGGAGCCCCTCCACCAGCAGAAGCACCTGCCACAGCATCCTGCTCACCTACGAAACCGGAAGGCAGAAGAGAAGAGTTTAGAGCCAGGTGTGCAGGGGGTGCAGAGAGGCTGCTCACTGGCTGGGGATTGGAGGCATACGCTTCAGGGTCTCCCCATTCACCAGCCcaccttcctcccccatccctggatGTCAAGTCATTTTCCCCTCTCCTGAGACTGGCCACGGTGGGCGCTGGATGCCCAAAGCCATAACGTCATGAACACCTGCATGCTAGGAACGCAGGGCACTGCCCAGGCCCTGTGGGCTAGGAACGCAGGGTGCTGCTGGGATTCTGTGTGCTAGGAACACAGGGCGCTGCTGGGGCCTCGTGCTCTAGGAATGCAGGGCGCTGATGGGGCCTCGCACACTGTGAATGTAGGGCGCTGACGGGGCCCCAGGTGCTACGAACGCAGGATGATGCAGGGGCCCCGCATGCTAGGAACGCAGGGCACTGCAGGGGTCCCATGCGCTAGGAATGcagggcgctgctggggccctTCGCGATAGGAACGAAGGGTGCTGCTGGATCCCCGCGCATCATGAACACAGGGCGCTGCTGGGGCCTCACACGCTACGAATGCAGGGCACTGCCGGGGCCTTTCACACTAGGAACACAGGGCGCTGATGGGGCCCTTCGTGCTAGGAACGCAAGGCACTGTCAGGGCCCCATGTGCTAGAAACGCAGGGCACTGCCTGGGCCTTTCGCGCTAGGAACGCAGGGCGCTGCTGGGGCCTCGCGCACTACGAATGCAGGGCGCTGCCGGTGCCCCATGCGCTAGGAAAGCAGGGCACTGCAGGGGCCTTGTGCGCTACAAAGGCAGGGTGCTGCTGGGGCCCTTCGTGCTAGGAACGCAGGACTCAGCAGGGGCCTTGTGCGCTACAAAGGCAGGGTGCTGCTGGGGCCCTTCGTGCTAGGAACGCAGGACTCAGCCGGGGCCACGTGTGCTATAAATGCAGGGCGCTGCCAGGGCCTCACGCACTATGAACACAGGGCGCTGCCGGGGCACTGCGCGCTAGGAATGCAGAGCGATGTTGGTGCCCTTCGTGCTAGGAATGCAGAGCGATGCCGGGGTCTCATGCTCTAGGAATGCAAGGCGCTGCTGGGGCCCTGCGCGCTATGAACGCAGGGCACTGCTGAGGCCCTTCGTGCTAGGAATGCAGggcgcagccagagcccttcatGCCTGGAACGCAGGGCATTGCCCCAACTTGCCTGGGCCCTTCGCACTAGGAATGCAGGGCACTGACTGGGCCCCTTGTGCTAGGAATGCAGGGCACTGCCAGGGCCCCGCGTGCTAGGAACGCAGGGCTCTGCCAGGGCCCTTTGTGCCTGGAATGCAGGGCGTTGCCCAGGCCCGTCACACTAGGAACGCAGGGCATTGCTGGGGCCCCGCGTGCTAGGAATGCAGGGCGCTGCTTGCTTAGGCCCCATGCGCTAGGAACACACGGCACTGCTGGGGCCCCGTGCGCTAGGAATGCAGGGAGCTGCCGGGGCCCTTCGCACTAGGAATGCAGGGCGCTGTAGCTGGGCTGGGTCAGGAATGCGGCAGTGAATGGCGCAGTGGGGTGCTGGGGCCGAACAGTGCACGAACAGGCCTAGCTCAGAAACACTCCCACAGCCTGCGCAGCCCCTCCGGACCCAAGAGCAGGACACTGGTGGCCCAGCAAGGCTGCTCCACAGCCCCAactagatagggttgccaactttctaattgcagaaaaccaagcACCCTTGCCCTACCCCatgcctgccccttctccaaggccccgtcactgctcactccatcccctctccctccatcatGCACTCTCCCGCACCTCCACTCACGTTCACTGGGCCGGGACATGGGGTTGGCTCAGGGGtcaggccagaaatgaggggttcagggtgtgggaggtgtctccgggctggggcagggggttggggtgcagactctgggatgggtgggggggtggaactGAGGGGGTTCGACGTGTGGGAACTGGCTCCGGGCTGcggctgagggttggggtgcagaagggggctcagggctaaggcagagggttgggatgcgggaggggttttggggcacgggctctgggatggagtttgggtgcgggagggggctcagaactgggacagaggattggggtgcgggaggtgttgagggctctgtctggaaggtgtgggctctggggtggggctggggatgaggggtttggggtgcaggaggtggcttagggctggggtagggggttcgggcacaggagagggttcagggtgcgggttatgggcgccacccctgcagctccctttggccgcagttcctggccaatgggagatgcagagccagTGTTCAcgatgggggcagcatgcagatcCCCCACGGCCACCCCTGTATCTAGGAGCcgaacatgctggctgcttcccggagctgcgcagggccaggtagggagcctgccagccctgcgtgaattagacttttaatggcccagtcagcagtgctgaccaaagccaccagggtcccttttcaactggggcATTCCCGTAAATAACCTGATGCCTGGCAAGAATGGATTGGATCCACACCCATTCTGGCATGAGTTCCATCGCTCCCCAACATCAGCCTGATGCCTGCAACCTGCCCCACCCTTCACAGTCCGGCCTGGGACCCAGGGAGAGAAACCTCCCCCCGGGTGCCCTGCTCATCCCCAGTGTTCCTGACATCCAGGTGGGGCTgtggtggagtgggggaagggattgcCACATCCTCTAACAATGCTGAGCTCCCTGCCCTGGCACTCTGCAGACTTCCCTTGAGAAGGGGCACAGCTGGGTTAGGGTCCCAGCTTGGgcggcgggtatcataggctgggggagactgtgcctccccaaacagccaggcatggccccgcccatgctccatcccagcccaccccctcctgcttcctgctcggcaCGGCTCCAGTCTCCCTGTGGGGTGGCCCTGGCTCGGGTGGTGCCACCTGCCCTCTCATCCCTCTGGGGCTAGGGAGGAGGGTTGGGggcactccagggctgggggcactagcctaggatgggggccagcagctgcaggggagggccactgggctctggtgggggtgtgtggaaggggcagggctag from Emys orbicularis isolate rEmyOrb1 chromosome 7, rEmyOrb1.hap1, whole genome shotgun sequence encodes:
- the LOC135881557 gene encoding toll-like receptor 7, which codes for MLWQVLLLVEGLLGTGAYFPNYPPCANSTDGRSVDCSLRGLRLMPDICSINVTFLNLDENFLSLLANDSFSGVPHLENLSVCWNCKPGQLRKAHEDCQLVIQPGALVALHNLINLSLAGNSLKALPPVPSSLCFLDLSYNNILVLGPQSLAGLSNMRELLLGNNCYYRNPCNTSVSLAQDTFKTITSLKQLSLKFNNMTEVPQGLPPTLCQLDLSENKISHVSHLENLTNLRLLNLEWNCQRCDHAAQPCFPCPDNKSLTFDTDAFQNLVKLRSLNLRGNSLYDLNTSFFNNLSSLETLDLSDNFLTCTIRNGTVFSMLQSVQTLNLGYNYRSLVTFENLTLSESFGQMKALKNLIINGYFFRNLAADGIKPLFNLSNLETLHFQTNFIRDVNLSLFSKCRSLKLISLSQNSIAFSHPCERNGNRAGPGPWGLSQEGTSAENPWHWAEPKGRAEEMVRNSQSSHLNFPAGIHCNKTLDLSFNSIHSIEPAQFKGLEDIDCLNLSSNYISQPLNGSQFLMLQSLKLLDLSHNRFDLYYGSALQEVRHLVVLSLSNNQFHFTIKGLGHKFEFLTNLSSLKFLNLDNNQIGIRISKHLESHSLETLIFSRNRLDIMWMSGRNTYLEFFAKLPKLTLLDISFNKLDFIPAEVIDTLPESLRNLSIAYNNLYDFPWDKTERLKSLEFLDLSNNALEMLVTDGDFSRMNLTKLTNLTTLNLSYNKIRSLHKEFFSNVSSLHFLNLNHNKIKMIDESSFPNTLLKSLQHLDVSSNPLRCTCEAHWFLMFLKSTCIMIDHFSTSMQCDLPESKRGQPLLSMDPRSCQDIYGHLSFLCTSLIVTFITVLPVLHKLYGWDFWYLSHICLAAVRRGYAQMSTPSLEEYDAFIAFDSQHSTVADWVYNEMVPHLEEKGRRRFKLCLEERDWTVGRSRIENLCDSIYKSRKTIFILTREGFGSGFLRHTFFITQQRLLDEKVDVVILVLLDPDMKMSRFLLARKRLCGRTVLDWPGNPFAQPYFWHCMRALLAHEVHHFYDSHLRRSIDSSGAGELLPVEKAVARPTLRRSRDGANLLRDNELINAQWKEYFEDLLNCDSNVDESIFDLIFQHPISNDLRIPPTLIKVKKAITQMKNNKASGPAEIFRGGGEELVHQLHALILKIWNSEDIPDNLRDAMIVIIFKKGGKSDGGNYQGTTLLSTSGKILVRIILTSCSLWQRKFSKNCSVDSDHLEEPPTNFKKSAAKNINLYMAFINITKAFDSINLLQNGFFEDLLHDFAGDEKGPTQCHNKDEVIGQRPCRKESCAALPEAACCCFYGNERH